In Bacillus sp. S3, the sequence CTATAGGTAACGTTATTTTGCTGTAGAACAATTTCGAATGCTTTGTGCAATAAGGCTAAGGTTTGATCATCAATTTTATTAAGTTCCATAATTCCTCCTAGGGCATCTATTTTTAAATACGATTACCATCATTATAGTATTTTACCGGAGGAGTTTAAAGAAAAAATCCGTGTCCATTCATTGGCCGATAAGAAAACTTTCTTATCAGGCATAAGTGCAACTACGCCTCTGTCTTCGCCAATCGGCGAGTTTTCTTTAAAATATTGCAAAGTTGCCGTTTGCGAGATAAGATTTAAGTTATGGAAAAAATTTTTTGATTGTTATAAGAGAGGAAGACAAGATGGGTAAAAATTTTAGAGAAGACGTTTTATCACGCAGGACATTCGCCATTATTTCCCACCCGGATGCTGGTAAAACGACACTTACGGAAAAATTATTATTATTTGGCGGAGCGATTCGCGATGCAGGTACAGTTAAAGCAAAGAAAACTGGTAAATTCGCTACAAGTGACTGGATGGAAATTGAAAAGCAGCGTGGAATTTCAGTCACATCCAGTGTTATGCAATTTGACTATGATGGATTCCGAGTAAATATTTTAGATACTCCTGGTCACCAGGATTTTAGTGAGGATACTTACAGAACTTTAATGGCGGTCGATAGTGCTGTCATGATTGTCGATTCAGCGAAAGGGATCGAGGAACAAACACTCAAGCTATTTAAAGTGTGCCGGATGCGCGGCATTCCAATCTTTACGTTCATGAATAAGCTTGATCGTCAGGGGAAGGCACCTCTTGAGCTCTTAGCCGAACTAGAAGAGGTACTTGGAATTGAATCGTATCCAATGAACTGGCCAATTGGTATGGGGAAAGAATTTCTTGGTATTTATGATCGTTTCAACAATCGAGTGGAACAATTTCGAGTGAATGAGGATGAGCGGTTTATCCCATTAAATGATGATGGGGAGATTACTGGAGACCATAAGTTAAAATCTTCAGGACTGTATGATCAAACGCTTGATGAAATTATGCTGCTTAATGAAGCCGGAAATGAGTTTTCAGCCGAAAAGGTGGCTGATGGTACATTGACACCAGTATTCTTTGGAAGTGCGTTAACTAACTTTGGTGTCCAGACCTTCCTTGAGTCATACTTAAAGTTTGCGCCGCCGCCAAAGGCCCGTAATTCATCGATTGGGGAAATCAATCCACTGGGAGACCAATTTTCAGGCTTTGTTTTTAAAATTCAAGCGAACATGAATCCTGCCCACCGTGACCGTATTGCTTTTGTGCGAGTGTGCTCCGGGAAATTCGAACGGGGGATGACTGTTAATATTCCGCGCCTTGGAAAACAATTAAAGCTTTCTCAATCAACTTCATTTATGGCGGAAGAACGAAATACAGTTGATGAAGCGGTTAGCGGTGACATTATCGGTTTATACGACACAGGAACATATCAAATAGGTGATACCCTTACAACGGGTAAGGATGACTTCCAATATGAAAGATTACCGCAGTTTACTCCTGAATTATATGTAAAGGTGTCGGCTAAAAACGTGATGAAGCAAAAATCCTTTTATAAAGGCATCGAACAATTAGTCCAGGAAGGGGCCATTCAGCTCTTTAAAACCGCTAGGATGGAAGATTATTTATTAGGTGCCGTCGGACAGCTTCAGTTCGAAGTATTTGAGCACAGGATGAGAAATGAGTACAATGCAGAAGTGATAATGGAACGGATGGGTTCCAAAATTGCCCGTTGGGTTGAAAACGATACTGTGGATGAAAATTTGTCAAGTACACGCAGTCTATTGGTGAAAGACCGTTATGATAATTTTGTGTTCTTATTTGAAAACGAGTTTGCATTAAGATGGTTTCAAGAAAAAAATCCGACCGTCACACTGTACAACCCAATGGATCAGAATGAATAAAATGGGAAACACTGGAAAAGTTTCATTAACCTGGGTATTTTAGGATTGGATTGGGCATGATAAATTTGAGGGTTTCTTTCTCAAATTGCCATATAGAAGCGGGATTGTACAATGAAAAAAATGAGCAGGCTGGAAGCCGTTTTGTGGAATATTGCTTTTCCTGGTTTCACTCAATTGTTAACAGGAAATTATATTAAAGGGGTATTGTTTGTCGTTTTAGAATTTTTAATGAATGTTAATAGCCGCTTTAACCAGGCGATCATGTACAGCTTCTTAGGCGAAATCGAAAGGGCTGAAGCGGTTATTAATTACCAATGGCTTATGTTTTATCCATGTGTTTATATGTTTTCAATGTGGGATGGTTATCGCTCTGCCATGCCGGCAAATGAAAAGCACTCTTACTTACCATTTGTTTTTAGTGCTTATTTTGTTACGGTAGGTTTAATGTTATCGCCAAAAATAACGTTTTTTCAACTGCACCCTGGTCCTGTCTTTTTACCAATGCTATTTTTAATTCCCGGACTGTTAATTGGGTTTTCACTTAAATATTTATTGATTAAAAAACGTCACCATCATTAATTTTTTTAGTAGCTTCAAATCAGAGGATTCTGGTTTGAAGTTTTTTATTGGGAAAAAATTTTATTTAATCACCCCCAGAAACTATTTCATTTAATACGTACCTTTGTAATGAAAAGTTTTCGCGAACATTTTTTTGCAATCTTGGAGGCTGTTATTTTCAATTTGCATTCACCCAAAAAGTCCAAAATAACATTCGTATGTTATAATTGGTCGAATAGAGGTGAGCAAATGCTAAGTTTATTGTTTATGACCAAGAAGAAAAAAAGAACTCTAGAAGAAACGGTCCTGTTAATACAGCAAGGTGATCGCTTCTTACTTGATGAACTAATTGATGCTTATAAGCCTTTTATTGCAAAAACAGTTTCTTC encodes:
- a CDS encoding peptide chain release factor 3; its protein translation is MGKNFREDVLSRRTFAIISHPDAGKTTLTEKLLLFGGAIRDAGTVKAKKTGKFATSDWMEIEKQRGISVTSSVMQFDYDGFRVNILDTPGHQDFSEDTYRTLMAVDSAVMIVDSAKGIEEQTLKLFKVCRMRGIPIFTFMNKLDRQGKAPLELLAELEEVLGIESYPMNWPIGMGKEFLGIYDRFNNRVEQFRVNEDERFIPLNDDGEITGDHKLKSSGLYDQTLDEIMLLNEAGNEFSAEKVADGTLTPVFFGSALTNFGVQTFLESYLKFAPPPKARNSSIGEINPLGDQFSGFVFKIQANMNPAHRDRIAFVRVCSGKFERGMTVNIPRLGKQLKLSQSTSFMAEERNTVDEAVSGDIIGLYDTGTYQIGDTLTTGKDDFQYERLPQFTPELYVKVSAKNVMKQKSFYKGIEQLVQEGAIQLFKTARMEDYLLGAVGQLQFEVFEHRMRNEYNAEVIMERMGSKIARWVENDTVDENLSSTRSLLVKDRYDNFVFLFENEFALRWFQEKNPTVTLYNPMDQNE